The following proteins are encoded in a genomic region of Laspinema palackyanum D2c:
- a CDS encoding sensor histidine kinase has product MAIVAFFLGLAVGIGFWLCQQFWMRQQLQQWLGGLPIDSFGLYMPIMSRLRRVIAWMKQERQQLEAQVEEGRQLLQVAPVGYLQVDEENQLVWCNSQAQEILQIQKWEPSSPRLLLKFVRSYELDQLIDNTRQQQKAQMREWVFHPACQNGSEMGKTRSLTLRGYSWPLREGQVGVFLENRQPLVTLAQNRDRWMNDLAHELKTPLTSISLVAEALQGRLEPPWSQRVERLSGETNRLIKLVQDWLELTHLEVDPGDKLVIKSVELCALIQSVWQTLEPLARQKQINFEYSGPEQVRIEADESKLYRVFLNILDNSIRYSSPQGKIQAIIATEILGERSPHRQPTWEREIVQIDMIDSGSGFSPSDIPYIFDRLYRGDPARARQSLDPTQSQGKAYSTSPGSGLGLAIAEQIITAHGGTIKASNHPDTGGAWLQLRLPCDSRSDREASRNVLHPNP; this is encoded by the coding sequence ATGGCTATCGTCGCATTTTTCTTGGGCCTAGCTGTGGGAATTGGATTTTGGCTGTGCCAGCAGTTTTGGATGCGCCAGCAGTTACAGCAATGGTTGGGGGGCTTGCCGATCGATTCCTTTGGCTTATATATGCCAATCATGTCTCGATTGCGGAGAGTGATCGCTTGGATGAAACAAGAGCGACAACAGTTAGAGGCCCAGGTAGAAGAGGGACGGCAATTATTACAAGTTGCTCCCGTCGGGTATCTCCAGGTTGATGAAGAAAACCAATTAGTCTGGTGCAATTCCCAAGCGCAGGAGATCCTCCAGATTCAGAAGTGGGAACCGAGTTCCCCCCGTTTATTACTGAAGTTCGTGCGTTCTTATGAATTGGATCAGCTCATTGACAATACTCGACAACAGCAAAAAGCGCAGATGCGAGAGTGGGTGTTTCATCCCGCTTGTCAAAATGGGTCAGAAATGGGCAAAACGCGATCGCTCACCTTACGCGGCTATAGTTGGCCCTTGCGCGAGGGACAAGTCGGAGTATTTTTAGAAAATCGCCAACCCCTAGTCACCCTGGCGCAAAACCGCGATCGCTGGATGAACGATTTAGCCCACGAACTAAAAACTCCCCTCACCAGTATTAGCTTAGTGGCTGAAGCCTTACAAGGCCGGTTAGAGCCTCCCTGGAGTCAGAGAGTTGAGCGGTTATCGGGAGAAACAAATCGGCTGATTAAACTGGTTCAAGACTGGCTCGAACTGACTCATTTGGAAGTAGATCCCGGGGATAAACTGGTGATCAAATCCGTGGAACTCTGTGCCTTGATTCAGTCGGTCTGGCAAACCCTAGAACCATTAGCCCGTCAGAAACAGATTAATTTTGAGTATTCTGGACCGGAACAGGTAAGGATAGAAGCCGATGAGTCCAAACTCTACCGAGTCTTTTTGAATATCCTCGATAATAGTATTCGGTACAGTTCCCCCCAGGGAAAAATTCAAGCCATAATCGCAACTGAGATTTTGGGCGAGCGTAGCCCTCATCGCCAGCCAACCTGGGAACGAGAAATTGTCCAAATTGATATGATCGATTCAGGATCGGGCTTTAGTCCGTCGGATATCCCTTATATCTTCGATCGCCTCTACCGAGGGGACCCAGCCCGCGCGAGACAGTCCCTTGACCCGACTCAAAGCCAGGGGAAAGCCTATTCCACCAGTCCCGGATCGGGTCTAGGGTTGGCGATCGCCGAACAAATCATCACAGCCCACGGAGGCACCATTAAAGCCAGCAATCATCCTGACACCGGGGGAGCTTGGTTGCAACTGCGACTCCCCTGCGATTCTCGTTCCGATCGCGAAGCGTCTCGGAACGTTCTCCATCCCAACCCCTAA
- a CDS encoding response regulator transcription factor: protein MFSVEATKTLPRAEFSKNHRILVVEDEDLIREMLVLALEEEGYEVSIAADGQSALNSLYRAEPVSTDFPFDLIVLDIMLPQVNGLDLCRLLRQQGNPVPILILSAKGSETDRVLGLEVGADDYLTKPFSMREFIARCRALFRRQRLNGLMDPQVLRFGEITLYPQECRVMVSTEEVNLSPKEFRLIELFMSYPRRVWSRDQLLDRVWGPDFVGDSKTVDVHIRWLREKLERDPSQPEYIITVRGFGYRLG from the coding sequence ATGTTTTCTGTGGAAGCAACCAAAACCCTTCCTAGGGCAGAATTCAGCAAAAATCATCGGATTTTAGTCGTAGAAGATGAAGACCTGATTCGGGAAATGCTGGTTTTAGCCTTAGAGGAGGAAGGTTACGAAGTCAGCATTGCCGCAGATGGGCAGAGCGCCCTCAACAGTTTGTATCGAGCCGAACCCGTCTCAACGGATTTTCCCTTTGACTTAATTGTTTTAGATATCATGCTCCCCCAAGTCAACGGACTAGATTTGTGTCGCCTCCTCCGTCAACAAGGGAACCCCGTGCCGATTTTGATTTTGAGTGCCAAAGGCAGTGAAACGGACCGGGTATTAGGGTTAGAAGTAGGGGCAGATGACTACCTCACCAAACCCTTCAGCATGAGGGAGTTTATTGCGCGATGTCGCGCTTTGTTCCGTCGTCAACGTCTGAATGGGTTAATGGATCCACAAGTCTTGCGATTTGGAGAGATTACGTTATATCCCCAGGAATGTCGAGTCATGGTCTCCACGGAAGAGGTTAACTTATCTCCGAAAGAATTTCGCCTGATTGAGTTATTTATGAGCTATCCCCGGCGGGTGTGGTCCCGGGATCAGTTACTCGATCGCGTCTGGGGTCCGGATTTTGTCGGAGATAGTAAAACCGTTGATGTTCATATCCGATGGTTGCGCGAAAAATTAGAGCGGGATCCCTCCCAACCCGAGTACATCATTACCGTTAGGGGATTTGGGTATCGGTTAGGTTAA
- the radA gene encoding DNA repair protein RadA, translated as MPKQRTQYICDECGAEFPQWFGKCPACDTYGSLTEQVIPATSSNPSRPSLSGNSWMREGGGDQNKSEGQPRSSFKLSQIAEQSIARCSSGYGEMDRVLGGGIVPGSLVLIGGEPGIGKSTLLLQVASNLALDHRILYVSGEESGLQVKLRAQRLISGVDNGVLEEETPPQLPAIADEMIEIEEFNRNEEERLTLSAALPQNPFGPDLGPEPLRENDNQLTEQLEETEPLEETQATLETPSEPVKQTATAQSQEEPRFYLLPETDLEEILRELESLKPYLAVIDSIQTIYFPSLTSAPGSVAQVRECTSALMQVAKRENITLFIVGHVTKEGGIAGPRVLEHLVDTVLFFEGDRFASHRLLRSMKNRFGATHEIGVFEMVANGLKEVANPSELFIGSREEFSSGSSTIVACEGTRPIVVELQALVSPASFGSPRRATTGIDSNRLVQILAVLEKRVGVPLSKLDTYVSSVGGLNVSEPAADLGVAIAVVASFRDRIVDPHTVIIGEVGLGGQVRPVSQLELRLREAAKLGFKRAIVPHGQNPPDLGLEVISVSKVLDAIIEAIPGPANQAFAETPNSEESSTLVAGETNVDNFVNEFDDDFDDDFDSENPVF; from the coding sequence ATGCCTAAGCAGCGAACTCAATATATTTGTGACGAGTGCGGAGCCGAATTTCCCCAATGGTTTGGCAAGTGTCCCGCCTGCGATACTTACGGCTCTCTAACCGAGCAAGTGATTCCGGCAACTTCTAGCAACCCGTCCCGGCCTAGTTTAAGTGGAAATTCTTGGATGCGGGAGGGCGGGGGAGATCAAAACAAATCCGAGGGACAGCCGCGATCGTCGTTTAAATTATCTCAGATTGCTGAACAGAGCATCGCTCGGTGTTCTTCGGGATATGGAGAGATGGATCGGGTCCTCGGAGGTGGCATTGTCCCGGGCTCCTTGGTCTTGATTGGTGGAGAGCCAGGAATTGGCAAATCCACCTTGCTGCTGCAAGTGGCGAGTAATCTGGCCCTAGACCATCGGATCCTTTATGTTTCGGGGGAGGAGTCTGGACTGCAAGTCAAATTGCGTGCTCAGCGCTTAATCAGCGGAGTGGACAATGGAGTGCTGGAGGAGGAGACCCCACCACAACTTCCGGCGATCGCCGATGAGATGATAGAGATAGAAGAATTTAATCGCAACGAAGAAGAACGGCTCACCCTCTCGGCTGCTCTCCCCCAAAATCCCTTTGGACCTGACTTAGGACCAGAACCCTTGCGAGAAAACGACAATCAACTGACGGAACAGCTAGAGGAGACAGAACCCCTAGAGGAAACCCAGGCGACCCTCGAAACGCCCTCTGAACCCGTAAAACAAACTGCCACGGCTCAATCCCAAGAAGAACCCCGCTTTTATTTATTGCCGGAAACGGACCTTGAAGAAATACTGCGGGAACTGGAATCGCTGAAACCCTATTTAGCGGTGATTGACAGTATTCAGACGATTTACTTTCCCTCTCTGACTTCCGCACCGGGATCCGTCGCTCAGGTCCGAGAATGTACTTCGGCGCTGATGCAGGTTGCCAAGCGAGAAAATATTACTTTATTTATTGTCGGTCACGTCACGAAAGAAGGGGGGATTGCGGGACCCAGGGTTTTGGAACATTTAGTGGATACGGTGCTGTTTTTTGAAGGCGATCGCTTTGCCAGTCACCGTCTGTTGCGTTCCATGAAAAATCGATTTGGTGCCACCCATGAAATCGGTGTTTTTGAGATGGTGGCGAATGGACTCAAAGAAGTGGCTAACCCGTCTGAGCTGTTTATCGGCAGTCGGGAGGAATTTTCCTCCGGTTCTTCTACAATTGTGGCTTGTGAAGGCACTCGTCCGATTGTGGTGGAGTTGCAGGCATTAGTCAGTCCCGCCAGTTTTGGGTCCCCGCGTCGTGCTACCACGGGGATAGACAGTAACCGACTGGTGCAAATTTTAGCGGTTTTAGAAAAACGAGTGGGGGTCCCCCTGTCTAAGTTGGATACTTATGTTAGTTCTGTCGGGGGTTTGAACGTCAGCGAACCGGCGGCGGATTTGGGGGTGGCGATCGCCGTAGTGGCGTCTTTTCGCGATCGCATTGTCGATCCCCATACGGTGATTATTGGAGAAGTTGGGCTAGGGGGTCAAGTTCGTCCGGTGTCTCAATTAGAATTGCGCCTGCGAGAAGCAGCGAAACTGGGATTCAAACGGGCGATCGTTCCCCACGGCCAAAATCCTCCTGACTTGGGATTGGAGGTTATTTCTGTCTCTAAAGTGCTCGACGCTATCATTGAAGCCATTCCGGGTCCAGCGAATCAAGCCTTTGCTGAAACTCCCAATTCCGAGGAGTCTAGTACCCTCGTGGCGGGTGAGACCAACGTTGACAACTTTGTAAATGAGTTTGACGATGATTTTGATGATGACTTTGATTCGGAAAATCCCGTTTTTTAA
- the rpaB gene encoding response regulator transcription factor RpaB: MENHKEKILVVDDEASIRRILETRLSMIGYDVVTAADGEEALETFRTENPDLVVLDVMMPKLDGYGVCQELRKESDVPIIMLTALGDVADRITGLELGADDYVVKPFSPKELEARIRSVLRRVEKTGASGIPSSGVIHVANIRIDTNKRQVYKGDDRIRLTGMEFSLLELLVSKSGDPFSRSEILQEVWGYTPERHVDTRVVDVHISRLRAKLEDDPSNPELILTARGTGYLFQRIIEAEEA; this comes from the coding sequence TTGGAAAACCATAAGGAAAAAATACTCGTAGTCGATGACGAAGCCAGTATTCGTCGAATTTTGGAAACACGGCTTTCCATGATTGGCTACGATGTAGTCACAGCGGCAGACGGGGAAGAAGCACTAGAAACCTTTCGGACGGAAAATCCAGACCTAGTGGTACTGGACGTGATGATGCCGAAGCTAGATGGCTATGGCGTCTGTCAAGAGTTGAGAAAGGAATCTGACGTCCCTATCATCATGCTAACAGCCCTGGGGGATGTGGCCGATCGCATCACGGGATTGGAGTTGGGAGCCGATGATTATGTGGTCAAGCCGTTTTCACCCAAGGAACTTGAAGCCCGGATCCGTTCGGTACTACGGCGAGTTGAGAAAACGGGTGCTTCTGGTATTCCCAGCTCGGGCGTCATTCATGTGGCGAATATCCGAATAGACACGAATAAGCGCCAGGTTTATAAGGGAGACGATCGCATTCGTCTAACCGGCATGGAGTTTAGCTTGTTGGAACTGTTGGTGAGTAAATCCGGGGACCCGTTTTCGCGCTCAGAAATTTTGCAAGAGGTGTGGGGATACACCCCTGAACGCCATGTGGATACTCGGGTGGTGGATGTGCATATTTCTCGTTTAAGGGCGAAGCTAGAGGATGATCCGAGTAATCCGGAGCTGATTTTGACGGCGAGGGGAACGGGATATCTGTTCCAGCGCATTATTGAGGCAGAGGAGGCTTAA
- a CDS encoding creatininase family protein yields MLLHLSTWPEVEAYLKEHSGIILPIGSTEQHGPTGLIGTDAICAEAIARGVGEATQAVVGPTINVGMALHHTAFPGTISLRPSTLILVIQDYLTSLAQAGFTKFFFINGHGGNIATLKAAFSESYHTIGGLNLPNGDSIQCQIANWFTCSSVYKLAKELYGNEEGSHATPSEVALTQYVYPESIKTAPLSKQVASGYPIYGAVDFRRKYPDGRMGSNPALATPEHGKQLYDLAVQELTRSYLEFVKAE; encoded by the coding sequence ATGTTACTGCACTTAAGTACCTGGCCTGAAGTCGAAGCCTATCTCAAGGAACACAGTGGAATCATTCTACCCATTGGTTCGACGGAACAACATGGCCCTACGGGATTAATTGGCACCGATGCGATTTGTGCCGAGGCGATCGCCCGAGGAGTTGGGGAAGCAACCCAGGCTGTCGTAGGTCCCACGATTAATGTAGGAATGGCGTTGCATCATACCGCTTTTCCCGGCACCATCAGCCTCCGTCCCAGTACCTTAATTCTGGTGATTCAGGACTATCTCACCAGTTTAGCTCAGGCGGGATTTACCAAATTTTTCTTTATTAATGGACATGGCGGAAATATCGCCACCCTCAAAGCAGCCTTTTCGGAAAGCTATCATACCATCGGGGGTTTAAACCTCCCCAATGGCGACTCTATCCAGTGCCAAATTGCCAATTGGTTTACTTGCAGTTCAGTTTATAAACTTGCTAAAGAATTATATGGGAATGAAGAAGGTTCTCATGCTACTCCTAGCGAAGTTGCGCTCACCCAGTATGTTTATCCTGAATCGATTAAAACCGCTCCCTTATCCAAACAGGTAGCTTCCGGTTATCCGATTTATGGTGCGGTAGATTTTCGCCGCAAATATCCCGATGGCAGAATGGGTTCTAATCCAGCTTTAGCCACCCCTGAACATGGAAAGCAATTGTATGATTTAGCAGTTCAAGAGTTAACTCGATCTTATTTAGAGTTTGTCAAGGCTGAATAA
- the phoU gene encoding phosphate signaling complex protein PhoU has product MASQAGLSASSYSKNSRLTHFRRKVKRLERDILRMGALVENSFRLSHQALFARDLSAAEAIPLLDKQIDRFYRQIEAECVMLMTLQAPAAMDSRLLGAFMQLVRDLERIGDYAQDISEIAVQLFPYPPHPCMAEIEEMSHQARAMLATSLVALADLDAEVGQRIKQLDSIVDDAYHNLYQILANQRDIKGVVEPLLLMALLIRHLERMADHATNIGQRVSYIVTGHR; this is encoded by the coding sequence ATGGCTAGTCAAGCCGGACTCTCTGCTTCGTCCTATAGTAAAAATTCTAGATTGACTCATTTTAGGCGGAAAGTAAAACGCTTAGAGCGCGATATCTTGCGGATGGGTGCCTTAGTGGAAAATTCTTTCCGGCTAAGTCATCAAGCTTTATTTGCCCGAGATTTGTCCGCTGCCGAAGCAATTCCCTTACTCGACAAACAAATCGATCGCTTTTATCGGCAAATCGAAGCCGAATGTGTCATGCTCATGACCTTGCAAGCCCCCGCCGCAATGGACTCCCGGTTACTCGGGGCCTTTATGCAGCTCGTCCGAGACCTCGAACGAATTGGTGACTATGCTCAAGATATCTCCGAAATTGCCGTTCAACTCTTTCCCTATCCCCCCCATCCCTGTATGGCGGAAATTGAGGAAATGTCCCACCAAGCTAGAGCAATGCTGGCAACCAGTCTCGTCGCCTTAGCCGATCTCGATGCCGAAGTGGGTCAACGGATCAAGCAACTCGACTCGATTGTAGATGATGCTTATCATAACCTTTACCAGATCTTAGCCAATCAGCGCGATATTAAAGGAGTGGTTGAACCGCTGTTATTAATGGCATTACTGATTCGCCATCTTGAACGAATGGCGGATCATGCGACCAATATTGGCCAGCGAGTCTCCTATATCGTC
- a CDS encoding WD40 repeat domain-containing protein, whose product MSEIVNDLDGKTLSNSNKSVLDELSALIWGTSLFGGKITGALNSGILGQLSLAQLSHLFIIWRNATFLPQNSRVRLIFIEALIKGIIVALHPSQFHQTDLFAPAHPIKGSEYSQIQAWLKRRVTALRQEAFDSYESKCWLKNIIQSPVLCGSAEEILSLDIRTRSHELQGLKKQIETELYIDALPERIRNDFRSDWLPSVSLILSETLQKNQLLADFLEDETENFAAFQWDVLSTTEDVKGVINQIKNILGHPQNYLSFIQIVNFDSEAISQEIQKLDNKDSGLSSLIEDVSKTNSQRISLTDSKVEKVLELLENSQEFEGSTSKQERVEEDLTNPPNFSPSRFSPERKRVPVASVVLTGLPVPRAESSLNAMRPIWRCVNTLSGHSDSVVSVAFGQQNGGPERRSPYLVVSGSWDKSINIWQLKNLEQSQGLPDSITDNSASIYSVAISPDRQFLATGCADSTVRLWHLPTNRRLHILTGHSVPIYSVAFSPNGEILASGSGDQTIKLWQVSTGELLGTLIGHSSFVYSVTFSPDGELLVSGSTDKTIKIWQLKTQKLVRTLMGNSPVTSVALSPNSHVLASASRDETIKLWQIQGSASDGGTRAAPTRTLRGHTAEVLCVAISPRSPVLASGSHDKTIKLWHLETGELIGTLTGHFDSVNAVAFSSDGHFLASGSHDKTVKIWRPFY is encoded by the coding sequence TTGAGCGAAATCGTGAATGACTTGGATGGCAAAACCTTGAGTAATAGCAACAAATCCGTGCTAGACGAACTAAGCGCCTTAATCTGGGGAACCTCTTTATTTGGAGGTAAAATTACTGGTGCTTTAAATTCTGGGATTTTAGGCCAGCTTTCCCTTGCTCAATTAAGCCATTTATTTATCATTTGGCGGAATGCTACATTTCTCCCCCAAAATTCTCGCGTGCGGCTGATATTCATCGAAGCGCTGATTAAGGGGATTATCGTAGCCCTCCACCCCTCTCAGTTTCACCAAACTGACTTGTTTGCCCCTGCTCATCCAATCAAAGGCTCAGAGTACAGTCAAATTCAGGCATGGCTAAAACGTCGGGTTACCGCTTTACGGCAAGAAGCATTTGACAGTTATGAAAGCAAATGTTGGCTAAAAAATATTATCCAGAGTCCCGTGCTTTGTGGGAGTGCCGAAGAAATCTTGAGTTTGGACATCCGGACTCGGAGTCACGAGCTTCAAGGCCTCAAAAAACAGATTGAAACTGAACTTTATATTGATGCTTTGCCCGAAAGAATCAGGAATGATTTTCGCTCCGATTGGTTGCCGTCGGTGAGTTTAATTTTGTCCGAAACTCTTCAAAAAAATCAACTTTTAGCAGATTTTTTGGAAGATGAAACGGAAAATTTTGCCGCTTTTCAATGGGATGTCCTTTCTACTACTGAAGATGTCAAAGGGGTTATTAATCAAATTAAAAATATATTGGGGCATCCTCAAAATTATTTAAGCTTTATTCAAATTGTTAATTTTGACAGCGAAGCTATTTCTCAAGAGATTCAAAAATTAGACAATAAAGATTCAGGTTTATCCAGTCTAATAGAAGATGTTTCAAAAACCAATAGTCAACGGATTTCCCTGACAGATTCTAAAGTAGAAAAAGTTTTAGAACTGTTAGAAAATAGTCAGGAATTTGAAGGCTCAACCTCTAAACAAGAAAGAGTAGAAGAAGATCTGACAAATCCACCTAATTTTTCGCCGAGCCGTTTTTCTCCTGAGAGAAAACGGGTCCCTGTAGCATCGGTGGTGCTGACAGGACTCCCGGTTCCCCGTGCAGAATCCAGTTTGAATGCAATGCGCCCAATTTGGCGATGTGTCAATACTCTGAGCGGTCATTCGGACTCCGTGGTATCTGTGGCATTTGGTCAGCAAAATGGTGGCCCGGAACGGCGATCGCCTTATTTAGTAGTCAGTGGGAGTTGGGATAAAAGCATCAATATTTGGCAATTAAAAAATTTGGAACAATCTCAGGGATTACCCGATAGCATCACCGATAATTCAGCCTCCATTTATTCGGTGGCGATTAGTCCCGATCGCCAGTTTTTAGCCACAGGTTGTGCCGATTCCACCGTTCGACTCTGGCATCTCCCAACCAATCGGCGGCTGCATATTTTAACGGGTCATTCTGTCCCCATTTATTCCGTTGCCTTTAGTCCAAATGGAGAAATTTTGGCCTCCGGTAGTGGAGACCAAACCATCAAGCTTTGGCAGGTTTCTACTGGAGAATTACTCGGCACTCTCATCGGACATTCTAGCTTTGTCTATTCAGTCACCTTTAGTCCGGACGGGGAGCTTTTAGTCAGCGGAAGTACAGACAAAACCATTAAAATTTGGCAATTAAAAACCCAAAAATTAGTCCGGACCTTGATGGGGAATTCCCCCGTCACTTCCGTTGCTTTAAGTCCCAACAGTCACGTTTTAGCCAGTGCCAGTCGGGATGAAACCATTAAACTCTGGCAAATCCAGGGCAGTGCTTCTGACGGAGGGACCAGAGCCGCCCCGACCCGGACCTTGCGGGGTCACACCGCTGAAGTGCTTTGCGTAGCCATTAGCCCTCGATCGCCCGTATTAGCCAGTGGTTCTCATGATAAAACCATTAAGCTATGGCATTTAGAAACCGGCGAATTGATTGGCACCCTCACCGGCCATTTTGATTCCGTCAATGCCGTTGCCTTCAGTTCCGATGGTCATTTCCTCGCCAGTGGCTCTCATGACAAAACCGTGAAGATTTGGCGACCTTTTTATTAA